The following are encoded together in the Capsulimonas corticalis genome:
- a CDS encoding stalk domain-containing protein, which translates to MQNYNTQRTALLAAVAVMMGAMAASADPIRVNVNGTPVNFAGTAPTEVNGSVLVPLRGVFEAMGASVSYNADSKTINATKGSSYVVLPLGSTSATVNGQTQTLSQPARAVNGTTLVPLRFVAQALGGYVDWQAASSTVQIQTQDPHLAALPAPPGHGAVTGQVTGVVTNADPPLITLRVNGDNTAVPLNSSTLILRSEPGQPGVQSPLSEIRAGDQVTVQRASDGSAQSIIATYGQVHGTVKSIGRLADGSRVITLNDGTTVQLEQNAPVTMNGRTITLKEVMPDEHVLVRTNPSNSLGYAVVVNPEHGQNQPVGDNNFPPGAGYPVGSGPQITSFTHNGGREMRMGGVLHAEMRGTPGGTATFDIPGVASGIPLAETSPGHYTGDYKIPSDIAVSGAAVIGKLTQGDKTAPLLQASQTLSVDSTPPKIGAYSPSRSATVENDRPLIYATLSDASGTGVDPNSVRITLDGKDVTSDATITPSFFNFKPQQALAPGQHEVRVRVADQAGNIQNAEWPFVVSDERLISAFDSSVPGGQAIDAGSKLQFKLAAKPGGRASFSIGSLAKDLPMTESSPGVYVGSYTVARGDNLKDAPVTAKFVDGAGRTVTKALATGIDIAAGAPVTPTILTPADGGDVPKNMTVSGKASPNATVRVKVDYTSKALGGLFGVNGSAGTKDVTADAHGNWTASDLTLQTNSLFTSDRDTTFTVSATSVSPNGDESQPATITVQGGKAYAHRAN; encoded by the coding sequence ATGCAAAACTACAACACTCAACGCACCGCCCTGCTGGCGGCGGTCGCCGTCATGATGGGCGCGATGGCCGCGTCGGCGGATCCCATCCGCGTCAATGTCAATGGGACCCCCGTCAACTTCGCGGGAACAGCGCCGACCGAAGTGAATGGATCGGTGCTGGTGCCGCTGCGCGGGGTCTTTGAGGCGATGGGCGCAAGCGTCAGTTATAACGCGGACAGCAAGACGATCAACGCCACGAAGGGCAGCTCGTATGTGGTGCTGCCGCTGGGATCGACATCCGCCACGGTAAACGGGCAGACCCAAACCCTGAGCCAGCCGGCCCGCGCGGTCAATGGAACGACGCTGGTGCCGCTGCGCTTCGTGGCGCAGGCGCTCGGCGGTTATGTGGACTGGCAGGCCGCCAGCAGCACCGTGCAGATCCAGACCCAGGATCCCCATCTGGCGGCTCTGCCTGCGCCGCCTGGGCATGGCGCGGTGACCGGACAGGTCACGGGAGTCGTCACCAACGCCGATCCGCCGCTGATTACGCTGCGCGTCAACGGCGATAATACGGCGGTCCCCCTGAACAGCTCGACCTTAATCCTGCGCTCGGAGCCGGGCCAGCCCGGCGTGCAGTCGCCGCTCAGCGAGATCCGCGCGGGCGATCAGGTCACGGTGCAGCGCGCGAGCGACGGCTCCGCGCAAAGCATCATCGCCACTTATGGGCAGGTCCATGGGACCGTCAAGAGCATTGGGCGGCTCGCCGACGGCAGCCGTGTCATCACACTGAACGACGGAACGACCGTGCAGCTGGAGCAAAACGCTCCCGTGACGATGAACGGCCGGACGATCACGCTCAAAGAGGTCATGCCGGATGAGCATGTGCTGGTGCGCACGAACCCGAGCAACAGCCTGGGCTACGCCGTGGTCGTCAACCCCGAGCACGGTCAGAATCAGCCGGTCGGAGACAACAACTTTCCGCCCGGAGCAGGTTACCCCGTCGGATCAGGCCCGCAGATCACCTCATTCACCCACAATGGAGGCCGTGAAATGCGGATGGGCGGCGTGCTTCACGCCGAGATGCGCGGAACGCCGGGCGGGACTGCGACCTTCGATATTCCCGGTGTCGCCTCGGGCATTCCCCTGGCGGAGACTTCGCCGGGACACTATACCGGCGACTATAAGATCCCATCCGATATCGCCGTCTCCGGCGCCGCCGTCATCGGCAAGCTGACCCAGGGCGACAAAACGGCGCCCCTGCTGCAAGCGAGCCAAACGCTCAGCGTCGACAGCACGCCGCCGAAGATCGGCGCCTACAGCCCATCGCGCAGCGCGACCGTGGAAAATGACCGGCCGCTGATCTATGCGACGCTCTCCGACGCCAGCGGAACCGGCGTCGATCCCAACTCGGTCCGTATTACGCTGGACGGGAAAGACGTCACCAGTGACGCCACGATCACCCCGTCGTTCTTCAACTTCAAGCCGCAGCAGGCGCTGGCCCCGGGGCAGCATGAAGTCCGCGTGCGGGTCGCCGATCAAGCGGGCAATATCCAGAACGCGGAATGGCCCTTTGTCGTCAGCGACGAGCGGCTGATCTCGGCGTTCGACAGCTCGGTCCCCGGCGGCCAGGCGATCGACGCCGGCTCCAAGCTCCAGTTCAAACTGGCGGCCAAGCCCGGGGGGCGCGCCTCGTTCAGCATCGGCTCGCTGGCCAAGGATCTCCCGATGACCGAATCGTCGCCTGGCGTCTATGTGGGCTCCTATACCGTGGCGCGCGGCGACAACCTCAAGGACGCCCCCGTCACCGCGAAGTTCGTGGACGGCGCCGGGCGCACCGTGACCAAGGCGCTCGCGACGGGGATCGATATTGCGGCGGGCGCCCCCGTCACGCCGACGATCCTTACGCCCGCCGACGGCGGCGATGTCCCGAAGAACATGACGGTATCAGGCAAGGCGTCTCCGAACGCCACCGTTCGCGTCAAAGTGGATTACACGAGCAAGGCGCTCGGCGGCCTGTTCGGCGTAAACGGCTCGGCGGGAACCAAGGACGTCACTGCGGACGCGCACGGCAACTGGACGGCGTCGGATCTGACGCTTCAGACCAACAGCCTGTTCACCAGCGACCGCGACACGACGTTCACGGTGTCCGCGACGTCGGTCAGTCCGAACGGCGACGAATCCCAGCCCGCGACCATTACGGTCCAGGGCGGCAAGGCGTACGCGCACCGCGCGAATTAA
- a CDS encoding YihY/virulence factor BrkB family protein, with amino-acid sequence MKALIKSVNKIVMRLKRIFLVRFTLDVFTNFGKNNGGLMAAGLAFFLVLAFVPLLLVGVAAIGYWLHLTHSTQDAVQTVRNLLTQQILPGAAGNEVQHLIERANVAEKVQTITATRSVSGLVGVLGLVWASMQIFLSGALAMNATWQVPETRNWFKQRAVALGLLLATGVLLVISIVATAYGSWLTHHVPGFGVGTTILTEVGAIIVATGMYSMTYKFLPSTNVTWRAALVGGLAAALAWEVAKKGLAVYLLHPNTSMYGNLANLMIFVLWVYYSMMILLIGCEVSAQYAKEVESKRGTAMRRAAHRTPSLDTASASGTPMARAKERRISQRERAGAKTAPSERKAAGSPAASPERNGSNGAHAQRTPKTRD; translated from the coding sequence ATGAAGGCGCTCATAAAGTCCGTGAACAAGATCGTGATGCGCTTGAAGCGCATCTTCCTCGTTCGGTTCACTTTGGACGTGTTTACGAACTTTGGGAAAAACAATGGGGGGTTGATGGCCGCCGGGCTTGCCTTCTTCCTGGTGCTGGCGTTTGTCCCGCTGCTGCTGGTCGGAGTCGCGGCGATCGGTTACTGGCTGCATCTGACCCACAGCACTCAGGACGCCGTGCAGACGGTGAGAAACTTGCTGACCCAGCAGATCCTGCCCGGAGCGGCGGGGAACGAAGTGCAGCATCTGATCGAGCGGGCGAACGTGGCGGAGAAGGTGCAGACCATCACCGCCACGCGCAGCGTCAGCGGCCTCGTCGGCGTGCTGGGCCTCGTCTGGGCGTCGATGCAGATCTTCCTCAGCGGCGCGCTGGCGATGAACGCAACGTGGCAAGTCCCGGAGACACGCAACTGGTTTAAGCAACGCGCTGTCGCGCTGGGGCTGCTGCTCGCGACGGGCGTTCTGCTGGTGATCTCGATCGTCGCGACCGCCTACGGCTCCTGGCTGACCCACCACGTTCCGGGCTTCGGCGTTGGCACCACGATTTTGACGGAGGTCGGCGCCATTATCGTGGCGACCGGCATGTACTCCATGACGTACAAGTTCCTGCCTTCCACCAACGTCACCTGGCGCGCGGCGCTGGTGGGCGGATTGGCGGCGGCGTTGGCGTGGGAAGTGGCGAAAAAGGGCCTGGCGGTATACTTGCTGCACCCGAATACGTCGATGTACGGCAACCTCGCCAACCTGATGATCTTCGTGCTGTGGGTCTACTACTCGATGATGATTTTATTGATCGGATGCGAAGTCTCGGCGCAGTACGCCAAGGAAGTGGAGAGCAAGCGGGGAACGGCGATGCGCAGGGCGGCGCACCGCACGCCCTCCCTCGACACCGCTTCCGCCTCCGGAACGCCGATGGCGCGGGCCAAAGAGCGGCGCATCTCCCAGCGGGAGCGCGCCGGCGCGAAGACGGCGCCGTCCGAGCGAAAGGCCGCCGGCAGCCCAGCGGCCTCGCCGGAGCGCAATGGGTCGAACGGCGCGCACGCGCAAAGAACGCCGAAGACGCGAGATTAA
- a CDS encoding DUF2283 domain-containing protein has translation MKITYNPHDDTLRILFNNAPIFKTGSPNGDVTLDYDQHSRLVGIEVSAASKHVANPYDIDIVTDGACDGSDAAII, from the coding sequence ATGAAAATCACTTACAACCCACACGACGACACGCTGCGCATTCTCTTCAACAATGCTCCGATCTTCAAAACCGGATCTCCCAACGGTGATGTGACGCTGGATTACGATCAGCACAGCCGTCTGGTGGGAATCGAGGTGTCGGCGGCCTCAAAGCACGTCGCCAACCCCTACGACATCGATATCGTGACGGATGGCGCTTGCGACGGCTCGGACGCGGCGATCATTTAA
- a CDS encoding TlpA family protein disulfide reductase: MSKLHQKERPLELCLAASGIVFVLAAPALAASPVSLADAKTIQVHETMLSKDRDGGLFSSYEIDLRIARPDRVNALFSSSVLKTPNQYTADGKTEREYRAKYNTIRTLDPPKNGLSNSAFRRMAKVDLILNDGKLPAPEPGVQRSVAAETLDNIPMTVTTDILPAFKDHNGEEVIDTQKFWVVTATGLPYRYVMSETTQGKTSPLTEETFTGWRFNQLLTPTQMAFAAPADAKPYVEMAMPTMTSLPVGAIAPDFAAVTPDGKTVRLSDFQGKIVVLDFWATWCHPCQEALPHLESVYKQIQGQDVAVLGVCVWDKKESYDKWVADKKEIYSFPTAFDPAGRGDNEIAGTLYKVNGIPTQYVIDKQGKVAAVMIGYDGADDHHLEDALAAQGVKLPAGAKAAAYRLKHQPLQ, translated from the coding sequence ATGTCCAAGCTCCACCAAAAAGAAAGACCGCTCGAACTTTGCCTCGCCGCCTCGGGGATCGTGTTTGTGCTGGCCGCGCCGGCGCTGGCCGCTTCCCCCGTTTCGCTGGCCGACGCCAAGACGATTCAAGTCCATGAAACGATGCTCAGCAAAGATCGAGACGGCGGGCTGTTCAGTTCCTATGAGATCGACCTGCGCATCGCGCGGCCGGATCGAGTCAACGCGTTGTTCTCGTCTTCCGTGCTGAAAACCCCCAATCAATACACGGCGGACGGCAAAACTGAGCGGGAGTACCGCGCGAAATACAACACCATTCGGACCTTGGATCCGCCGAAGAACGGCCTCTCGAACTCGGCGTTTCGCCGAATGGCGAAGGTCGATCTGATTTTGAACGACGGCAAGCTCCCCGCCCCGGAGCCGGGCGTCCAGCGATCGGTCGCGGCGGAGACGCTCGACAATATTCCGATGACGGTCACGACGGATATTTTGCCGGCGTTTAAGGATCACAACGGCGAGGAGGTCATCGATACTCAGAAGTTCTGGGTGGTTACGGCGACCGGGCTTCCCTATCGCTATGTGATGAGCGAGACGACGCAGGGGAAAACGTCGCCGCTTACCGAAGAGACGTTCACAGGCTGGCGGTTCAATCAGCTGCTGACGCCGACGCAAATGGCGTTCGCCGCGCCGGCGGACGCCAAGCCTTATGTCGAGATGGCGATGCCGACGATGACTTCGCTCCCGGTCGGCGCGATCGCGCCGGATTTTGCGGCCGTCACGCCTGACGGCAAAACCGTGCGTCTCTCGGACTTCCAGGGGAAAATCGTGGTGCTGGATTTCTGGGCGACCTGGTGCCACCCCTGCCAGGAGGCTCTGCCGCATCTGGAGAGCGTCTACAAGCAGATACAGGGTCAGGATGTCGCCGTGCTGGGAGTTTGCGTCTGGGATAAAAAAGAATCTTATGACAAGTGGGTGGCCGATAAGAAGGAGATCTATTCCTTCCCCACCGCCTTCGATCCGGCGGGACGCGGCGATAACGAGATCGCGGGAACCCTGTACAAAGTGAACGGTATTCCCACGCAGTACGTGATCGATAAGCAGGGGAAAGTCGCGGCGGTCATGATCGGCTACGACGGCGCGGATGACCACCATTTGGAGGACGCGCTGGCGGCGCAGGGCGTCAAGCTGCCGGCCGGAGCCAAAGCGGCGGCGTATCGCCTGAAACATCAGCCATTGCAATGA
- a CDS encoding prepilin-type N-terminal cleavage/methylation domain-containing protein codes for MTLRRSRIHSHQGFTLIELLVVIAIIAILAAILFPVFAQAREKARAISCASNLRQIGTAWLMYSQDYDGIMGLPDYTTPGNNFAWDFAIDPVKHIQDPTRGLIQPYMKSAAIQTCPDLPPIASAPYGGFVTGFAVNMYLSNAKYAGDLFASDISGYATDSQIQSPASTILMADSVLYFGGSYQRNDILNAPSIEAAYGGSYPDVHGRHQTRANVLWCDGHVKGVIPTPPDQASVFGDSVASLNAKNLGNIMTKPYTGNAKVDDYYYELDKTGSGL; via the coding sequence ATGACACTGCGCCGATCTCGGATTCATTCCCATCAAGGCTTTACTTTGATTGAGCTCCTCGTCGTCATAGCCATCATCGCGATTCTCGCGGCGATCCTTTTCCCCGTGTTCGCTCAGGCCCGAGAAAAGGCGCGCGCCATCTCCTGCGCCTCCAATCTGCGCCAGATCGGAACCGCGTGGCTAATGTACTCGCAGGACTACGACGGCATTATGGGGCTGCCGGACTATACCACCCCCGGCAACAACTTCGCCTGGGACTTCGCCATCGATCCGGTCAAGCATATCCAGGATCCAACGCGCGGCCTGATCCAGCCCTATATGAAGTCGGCGGCTATTCAAACGTGCCCGGATCTGCCCCCGATCGCGTCGGCGCCGTATGGCGGTTTCGTCACCGGGTTTGCGGTCAATATGTACCTGTCCAATGCGAAGTACGCGGGCGATCTCTTCGCCAGCGATATCAGCGGTTATGCGACCGACAGCCAGATCCAGAGCCCGGCCTCGACGATTTTGATGGCGGACTCAGTCCTGTACTTTGGCGGCTCCTACCAGCGGAACGATATTCTGAACGCGCCGTCCATCGAGGCGGCGTACGGCGGCTCCTACCCCGATGTTCATGGGCGGCATCAGACACGGGCGAATGTCTTATGGTGCGATGGTCATGTCAAGGGAGTGATTCCGACCCCGCCCGATCAGGCGTCCGTCTTCGGCGATTCCGTCGCCAGCTTGAACGCCAAGAACCTGGGCAATATCATGACGAAGCCCTACACGGGCAATGCGAAAGTTGATGATTACTACTACGAACTGGACAAAACCGGTTCGGGGCTGTAA
- a CDS encoding AfsR/SARP family transcriptional regulator, with translation MDLWEANLFGLPRVRWGDHSVDHFQTRQAALLLAYLVHFPRRHQRDELVDLLWPDADPDSGRPRLSQAIWRIRQIFRELRPDSDAEVVVSDRNTVAIDPALITSDVARFQLLLQRAANLDGAPRMDALGQAAAIYGDSGGFLVGFYDDWVLQERERLLTQYIAALEEMASRFESTGEWKRALEAAERAAAADPLLEDSHRHWIRLLAASGQPAAALRQYQNLARILARELNTEPSEATRALIAEIRQAETERPSAHASLVSPVPAAPSSPLQVAPLIAPLTNFYGRETILREIGALLDAPAIRLITLLGTGGVGKTRLALELARGVAARSSEPAVAMVSLADIAQPLEVAEAIANALTPLRKGSPMQRIANALTAAPDAPPFLLVLDNAEHLAAPMGAIVAEMLALVPRLKILVTSQRNLGVSGEHEVTLAPLELPGARRAPSSVAAPPEDDPQNAPSVQLFLDRAKSVRPGFPTDAVRLAEVARICERLEGLPLAIELCAGWAQTLGTRQMLDMLERRFELLVSRRTDIPARHRTLRAAIEYSYIQLSAPMQEHLATLAVFRGGWTLAAAADVCMGGSTPAALAMLAQMREHSLIVADEARVGDGMRYKMLESLRDFASDQRTMGQIKQHGAAHAAYFARFAHETVARMLGPESALWAARLDDELENIRAALEYLISSREIEAAWTVTAEVSRAWNAHGHAREAHQWIARALAMPEPSEGDGAEDPQRGARLQRLRARLLTTQAGALHILSDYTESIAAAEQALAIWRALGDTGGMTECVGMMGITAMLNDDFDRAQTLLAQALPLARTLGDPKIIAQTLNDLGGVAMALQDWPAASDLLKEALEVRRQIGEPRGVCSSLSNLGLLSIHQANYDAARVFLREASALQTLHRFVWFSVIDGNLAIVERLGGNYGESLRLMNAAIRSTLSHGERRLLAWSAKEMGHLAVALKQYALGLRLLSCAEAMRIAIGMSFKPMGPQDIERDRAAAERVLGATDAAANWTVGAAAAAETLLAEAQIELAACIHSGEQIK, from the coding sequence TTGGACTTATGGGAAGCTAATCTTTTCGGTCTCCCCCGCGTGCGCTGGGGAGACCACAGCGTCGACCACTTTCAAACACGGCAGGCGGCGCTCCTGCTCGCCTATCTTGTCCACTTTCCCCGGCGTCACCAGCGCGATGAGCTGGTGGATCTTCTTTGGCCCGACGCCGACCCGGATTCGGGCCGCCCCCGGCTCTCCCAGGCGATCTGGCGCATCCGGCAGATCTTCCGCGAGCTTCGTCCCGATTCCGATGCGGAGGTTGTAGTTTCCGATCGAAACACCGTCGCCATCGATCCCGCGCTGATCACCTCCGACGTCGCGCGTTTTCAGCTGCTCCTCCAGCGCGCCGCGAACCTGGACGGCGCGCCGCGTATGGACGCGCTGGGGCAGGCGGCGGCGATCTACGGCGATTCCGGCGGTTTTCTGGTTGGATTTTACGACGACTGGGTGCTCCAGGAGCGTGAACGGCTGCTGACGCAGTATATCGCCGCGCTGGAAGAGATGGCGAGCCGCTTCGAATCGACGGGCGAGTGGAAGCGGGCGCTGGAGGCGGCCGAGCGCGCGGCGGCCGCCGATCCGCTGCTGGAGGATTCGCACCGACACTGGATCCGTCTGCTGGCGGCCAGCGGCCAGCCGGCGGCCGCGCTGCGGCAATACCAAAACCTCGCCCGAATCCTCGCGCGCGAGCTGAACACGGAGCCGTCCGAGGCGACGCGCGCGCTGATCGCCGAAATCCGCCAGGCGGAGACGGAGCGACCTTCGGCCCACGCCTCCCTCGTTTCGCCTGTTCCGGCGGCGCCGTCCTCCCCGCTGCAAGTCGCTCCCCTGATCGCGCCGCTGACAAATTTTTACGGCCGCGAAACGATCCTTCGGGAGATCGGCGCGCTGCTGGACGCTCCGGCGATTCGTCTGATCACCCTGCTTGGCACGGGCGGCGTCGGCAAAACGCGCCTGGCGCTGGAGCTGGCGCGCGGCGTGGCGGCGCGAAGCTCGGAGCCGGCGGTCGCGATGGTCTCTCTGGCGGACATCGCTCAGCCGCTGGAGGTCGCGGAGGCGATCGCCAATGCGCTGACGCCTTTGCGTAAAGGATCGCCGATGCAGCGCATCGCGAACGCGCTGACGGCCGCGCCGGACGCCCCGCCGTTCCTGCTGGTGCTCGATAACGCCGAGCATCTGGCCGCGCCGATGGGGGCGATCGTGGCCGAGATGCTGGCGCTCGTCCCTCGTCTGAAGATCCTGGTGACCTCGCAGCGCAATTTGGGCGTCAGCGGCGAGCATGAAGTGACACTCGCGCCGCTCGAGCTGCCGGGCGCAAGACGAGCGCCGTCTTCGGTCGCCGCGCCGCCCGAGGACGATCCGCAGAATGCGCCGAGCGTGCAGTTGTTCCTCGATCGCGCGAAGTCCGTGCGCCCGGGGTTTCCCACGGACGCCGTTCGCCTTGCGGAAGTCGCGCGGATCTGCGAGCGTCTGGAGGGCTTGCCGCTCGCCATTGAGCTTTGCGCGGGCTGGGCGCAGACGCTAGGGACGCGGCAGATGCTGGACATGCTGGAGCGGCGCTTTGAGCTGCTGGTGAGCCGGCGCACCGATATTCCGGCGCGTCACCGTACGCTCCGCGCGGCCATCGAATACAGTTACATCCAGCTTTCCGCGCCGATGCAGGAGCACCTGGCGACGCTTGCCGTGTTCCGTGGGGGCTGGACGCTGGCGGCGGCGGCCGATGTCTGCATGGGCGGTTCGACGCCGGCCGCGCTGGCGATGCTGGCGCAGATGCGCGAGCATTCGCTGATCGTCGCCGACGAGGCGCGCGTCGGCGACGGCATGCGTTACAAGATGCTGGAAAGCCTGCGCGACTTCGCGAGCGATCAGCGCACGATGGGGCAGATCAAGCAGCACGGCGCGGCGCACGCCGCTTATTTCGCGCGCTTCGCGCACGAGACCGTCGCCCGCATGCTCGGTCCAGAATCGGCCCTCTGGGCGGCCCGGCTTGACGACGAGCTGGAAAATATCCGCGCCGCTCTGGAGTATCTGATCTCCAGTCGTGAGATCGAAGCGGCTTGGACAGTGACGGCGGAAGTCTCCCGGGCGTGGAACGCGCACGGCCACGCGAGAGAAGCGCACCAGTGGATCGCGCGCGCTCTGGCGATGCCCGAACCGTCTGAAGGCGACGGCGCGGAGGATCCCCAGCGCGGCGCGCGTCTCCAGCGCCTGCGCGCGCGGCTGCTGACGACGCAGGCGGGCGCGCTTCATATTTTGAGCGACTACACCGAGTCCATCGCCGCCGCCGAGCAGGCGCTTGCGATCTGGCGTGCGCTGGGCGATACCGGCGGCATGACCGAGTGTGTCGGAATGATGGGCATCACCGCGATGCTCAATGACGACTTCGACCGCGCCCAGACTCTGCTCGCCCAAGCGCTGCCGCTGGCCCGTACGCTGGGCGATCCGAAAATCATCGCGCAGACGCTCAACGATCTTGGAGGCGTCGCCATGGCGCTTCAGGATTGGCCGGCGGCGTCCGATCTTCTGAAGGAAGCCCTGGAAGTTCGTCGCCAGATCGGCGAGCCGCGCGGCGTTTGCTCCAGCTTGAGCAACCTTGGCCTGCTGAGTATTCACCAGGCGAATTACGACGCCGCGCGTGTGTTTCTGCGGGAAGCGAGCGCGCTCCAGACGCTGCATCGCTTTGTCTGGTTCAGCGTAATCGACGGCAACCTCGCCATCGTGGAGCGGCTTGGCGGAAATTATGGTGAGTCGCTCCGTCTGATGAACGCCGCCATTCGCAGTACGCTCTCCCACGGAGAACGCCGCCTCCTGGCCTGGAGCGCCAAGGAGATGGGGCACCTGGCCGTCGCCCTGAAACAGTACGCGCTGGGCCTGCGTTTGCTGTCGTGCGCGGAAGCGATGCGTATCGCCATCGGCATGTCGTTCAAGCCGATGGGGCCGCAGGATATCGAACGCGACCGCGCGGCGGCGGAACGGGTTCTCGGCGCGACCGATGCGGCGGCGAACTGGACCGTGGGCGCCGCCGCCGCCGCCGAAACACTGCTCGCCGAGGCGCAAATTGAGCTTGCCGCCTGCATCCATTCCGGCGAACAAATAAAATAA